The following proteins are co-located in the Maridesulfovibrio sp. genome:
- a CDS encoding MFS transporter, with product MKSLLKIQLAVFALVSASFTNIYLPQPVLPILQSEFQISPVQASFAVSFVILGIVLSNLFFGYLSDRYPVKPIIVAGGVFVAVGGFICSLTHNYSVLVGSRLLQGLFIPALTTSIAAWLARTLPAKRLSVVMGSYVSATILGGLGGRLLGGWIHPPLHWRYAFASASVLILVTTFLAVLILPASGEKEIADVRSSNGKETYLSLLKRKELLLIYACGAGSLLIFSPVFNYLPYRLSHPPFDLSTETITLVYLVYILGIFLGPLAGRLSAQFGGGVMLLSSSVLLGASLLMLLLPSIAAVVIGLLGVCAGFFTIHTVAVVLLNRKLTCSHGKANALYVLFYYSGGWLGITGAGFAYEYAGWQGVIVFLASFLIIPLSAGVLERRIESRSG from the coding sequence ATGAAAAGTCTTCTTAAAATCCAGCTTGCAGTATTTGCCCTCGTTTCAGCTTCTTTTACCAATATTTACCTTCCTCAACCTGTTCTGCCTATTTTGCAGTCTGAATTTCAGATCAGCCCTGTACAGGCATCCTTTGCGGTATCGTTTGTAATTCTAGGAATAGTACTCTCCAATCTTTTCTTCGGCTATCTTTCGGACAGGTATCCGGTCAAACCGATAATTGTTGCCGGTGGTGTCTTTGTTGCTGTCGGTGGTTTTATCTGTTCTTTGACTCATAATTATTCGGTGCTAGTTGGTTCGAGATTGCTGCAAGGGCTTTTTATCCCTGCTTTAACTACCAGCATTGCTGCATGGCTGGCACGTACTCTTCCAGCCAAGCGATTGAGCGTAGTTATGGGGTCGTATGTGTCGGCAACTATTCTGGGCGGGCTGGGCGGACGTCTGCTTGGCGGTTGGATTCATCCTCCTCTGCATTGGCGGTATGCATTTGCTTCAGCTTCAGTGCTAATTCTGGTTACGACATTTCTGGCTGTGCTTATCCTTCCCGCCAGCGGAGAAAAAGAGATTGCAGATGTTCGCAGCAGTAATGGCAAGGAAACATATCTTTCATTGCTAAAGCGTAAGGAACTCCTTTTGATCTACGCTTGCGGGGCCGGTAGTCTTCTGATTTTCTCGCCGGTTTTTAACTATCTGCCATACAGACTCTCGCATCCGCCGTTCGATCTTTCTACTGAGACAATCACCCTCGTTTATCTGGTTTATATTCTCGGTATTTTTCTGGGGCCCCTCGCTGGAAGGCTCAGTGCTCAGTTTGGGGGAGGGGTGATGCTGCTTTCCAGTTCAGTTCTTCTTGGAGCTTCGCTTTTAATGCTTTTGCTGCCTTCAATCGCAGCGGTTGTAATTGGGCTGCTTGGAGTCTGTGCTGGCTTTTTTACTATTCACACAGTGGCAGTTGTTCTTTTGAATCGTAAACTGACCTGCAGTCATGGCAAAGCCAATGCGCTGTATGTTCTGTTTTATTATAGCGGCGGTTGGCTTGGTATTACGGGGGCCGGCTTTGCTTATGAATATGCAGGCTGGCAAGGTGTGATTGTTTTCTTAGCGAGCTTTTTAATTATTCCACTCAGTGCAGGGGTGCTTGAGCGAAGGATAGAAAGCAGGTCCGGGTAA
- a CDS encoding Bbp16 family capsid cement protein, with translation MYLDKELCFCDEQAVTASAVSQNVINVGEDCGSGGNVRLKVMVDGEDFATLTSLRVGVQASGTDDFSLFDTLFESGSMPVAELKQGYSFPLPSLPVTHKGFLRLSFTVTGSNATAGKVSGYLIMDDQTNV, from the coding sequence ATGTATCTTGATAAAGAACTTTGTTTTTGTGATGAACAGGCCGTTACTGCCAGCGCTGTTTCCCAGAATGTAATCAATGTAGGTGAAGATTGCGGTTCCGGTGGTAATGTCAGGCTCAAGGTTATGGTTGATGGCGAAGATTTTGCCACCCTGACCAGTCTGCGTGTGGGCGTACAGGCTTCCGGGACTGATGATTTTTCCCTGTTTGATACTCTTTTCGAATCCGGTTCCATGCCTGTGGCGGAGCTTAAGCAGGGCTACAGCTTTCCTCTGCCTTCCCTGCCCGTGACGCATAAGGGATTCCTGAGACTTTCTTTCACTGTGACAGGAAGCAACGCCACTGCCGGAAAAGTCAGCGGCTATCTGATCATGGATGATCAGACTAACGTTTAG
- a CDS encoding major capsid protein, which produces MATLGMNALTLSDWSGRLDPNGKVAEITEVLAHTNEILDDAAWVEGNLPTGHRTTVRTDLPTVSWRKLNYGIKPSKSRTKQIDDTCGMLESYAEMDKALSDLNGHSSNFRTSEERAFLEAMNREFADTFVYGDTALEPEKFLGLAPRFNSLEDKNVINFGGTGNNCTSIWIVCWSDQTVHFTFPKGSSNGLSHKDLGEVTLEDINGGKYQGLRTHYKWTPGLVVRDWRYVVRIASIDPKNIGSNSLRHALIEGLNMIPNTNMGRTAIYCNQTVKTLLDIEASDKNNVMLKTENWEGKPVTTFWGCPVRRVDSILNTEAAISA; this is translated from the coding sequence ATGGCAACTCTTGGTATGAATGCACTTACCCTTTCCGACTGGAGCGGACGTCTTGATCCTAACGGCAAAGTGGCCGAGATCACCGAAGTTCTGGCCCACACTAACGAAATCCTCGATGACGCCGCATGGGTGGAAGGCAACCTGCCCACTGGGCACCGTACTACCGTGCGTACTGATCTGCCTACTGTCAGCTGGCGTAAGCTTAACTACGGCATCAAGCCCAGTAAATCCCGCACCAAGCAGATCGATGATACTTGCGGTATGCTCGAATCCTATGCGGAAATGGACAAAGCTCTTTCCGATCTCAACGGTCATTCTTCCAACTTCCGTACTTCAGAAGAGCGCGCTTTCCTTGAAGCCATGAACAGGGAATTTGCCGACACCTTTGTTTACGGTGATACCGCGCTGGAGCCTGAAAAATTCCTCGGTCTTGCACCGCGTTTCAACTCCCTTGAAGATAAGAACGTCATCAACTTCGGTGGAACAGGTAACAACTGCACATCTATTTGGATTGTGTGCTGGTCGGATCAGACCGTCCATTTCACTTTCCCCAAAGGCAGTTCCAACGGTCTGAGTCATAAGGACCTCGGTGAAGTTACTCTCGAAGATATTAATGGCGGCAAGTATCAGGGACTGCGTACCCATTACAAATGGACTCCCGGCCTTGTTGTTCGCGACTGGCGTTATGTGGTGCGCATTGCTTCCATTGATCCCAAAAACATCGGTTCCAATTCCCTGCGCCATGCGCTGATTGAAGGCTTGAACATGATACCCAATACCAACATGGGCAGAACTGCCATTTACTGCAACCAGACTGTGAAAACACTGCTCGATATTGAGGCTTCTGACAAAAACAACGTCATGCTCAAGACCGAGAACTGGGAAGGTAAGCCTGTAACCACCTTTTGGGGGTGTCCGGTCCGCCGCGTGGATTCCATTCTCAACACCGAAGCAGCAATCAGTGCGTAA
- a CDS encoding acetate--CoA ligase family protein, translating to MFIENEISFEAINDLFGNADNEGRDYLFEYEVYNLLANSGAETPPAANLLPRGARFSDEELTSIPGEKAVLKIVSPTIVHKTEVGGVRIVKKEPSKIRSAVRGMMYEVPENFAAYIERAPEHAPEEYKGLHGEALIKAISRDLRGVLQVQFMPPDSDSFGNELIVGLRRTREFGTIISAGLGGTDTELYAERFRKGQAIVAASVQMVDGQTFFQLFKNTISYKKLAGLTRGQRRIVTDEQLIECFDSFIEMGKYFSPSNPKAEFVIDELEINPFAFTEYLMVPLDGLCRFSRPDQMPLARPVEKIHNLLHPQKIGIIGVSSTRRNFGRIILDNVLAEGYAKEDVVIIREGCDEVDGVRCVPSFDTLDHQLDLLVVAIAAQHVPDLVDKVIELDCAKSVMLIPGGMGETEDSKERAEQVIASINEKHAEADGGPVFIGANCMGVVSRPGDYDTWFIPDEKLPKDRNAPYQRSALISQSGAFMVFRYSQCPELNPAYMISMGNQTDLTLGDMIHYFKDSGEVDVIAVYAEGFNDLDGLEFCTAVRQAVMNGKEVVFYKAGRTPEGKTATSGHTASLAGDYMVCESCVRQAGAIVARTFQEFQDLFMLAEKLSNKTICGDRLAAVSGAGFEAVGMADSIQSDDYDIELARFSEESIKNIDDILEKNRLKALVTIQNPLDLTPGSNDVIHASMAEILAKDPAVDSIVIGLDPLSPSMHTLAEPTIPAFSMEDENSLGNLLIQIVKKSDKPILAIVDGGRLYEPLRDMLLENGVPVFPVCDRAVAAIALYSKARMRAEVIRLTHSCD from the coding sequence ATGTTTATTGAAAATGAAATCAGCTTTGAAGCTATCAACGACCTGTTCGGCAATGCTGACAATGAAGGCCGTGATTATCTTTTTGAATATGAAGTATACAACCTGCTGGCCAATTCCGGTGCTGAAACACCACCTGCCGCAAACCTGCTGCCGCGTGGAGCACGTTTTTCAGATGAGGAACTTACCTCCATTCCGGGCGAGAAAGCTGTACTGAAAATAGTCTCCCCTACGATCGTCCATAAAACGGAAGTTGGAGGAGTGCGCATTGTAAAAAAAGAACCCTCAAAGATCCGCTCCGCTGTACGCGGTATGATGTATGAAGTACCGGAGAACTTCGCAGCTTACATAGAGAGAGCCCCTGAGCATGCCCCCGAAGAATACAAAGGGCTGCACGGAGAAGCACTTATCAAAGCAATCAGCCGTGATCTCAGAGGAGTCCTGCAGGTTCAGTTCATGCCCCCGGATTCTGATTCTTTCGGCAACGAGCTCATTGTAGGTCTGCGCAGGACCAGAGAATTCGGAACCATCATAAGTGCCGGACTCGGCGGGACAGACACCGAACTTTACGCCGAACGCTTCCGCAAAGGCCAAGCCATTGTTGCCGCATCCGTACAAATGGTGGACGGGCAAACCTTTTTCCAACTCTTCAAGAATACCATCTCATATAAAAAGCTGGCAGGCCTTACCCGCGGACAGCGCCGGATTGTCACTGATGAACAGCTTATTGAATGCTTTGATTCCTTCATTGAAATGGGTAAATACTTTTCCCCATCCAATCCCAAAGCTGAATTCGTCATTGATGAACTGGAGATCAACCCCTTTGCTTTCACCGAATATCTGATGGTGCCTCTGGACGGGTTATGCCGTTTTTCAAGACCGGACCAAATGCCGCTGGCCCGTCCTGTAGAGAAAATCCACAACCTGCTCCATCCGCAAAAAATAGGCATAATCGGGGTTTCCTCCACCCGCAGAAACTTCGGGCGGATCATCCTAGATAATGTTCTGGCTGAAGGATACGCAAAAGAAGACGTAGTTATTATCCGTGAAGGCTGTGATGAAGTTGACGGTGTGCGGTGTGTGCCGAGCTTTGACACACTGGATCACCAGCTTGATCTTTTAGTAGTTGCCATTGCTGCCCAGCATGTTCCTGATCTCGTCGACAAGGTTATCGAACTGGACTGCGCCAAGAGTGTGATGCTCATCCCGGGGGGCATGGGTGAAACCGAGGACAGTAAGGAACGGGCGGAACAGGTCATTGCCAGCATCAATGAAAAACATGCTGAAGCTGACGGCGGACCGGTCTTTATCGGAGCAAACTGCATGGGAGTGGTCTCACGCCCCGGCGATTACGATACTTGGTTCATCCCGGATGAAAAACTGCCCAAAGACCGCAACGCTCCATACCAGCGTTCTGCCCTGATCAGCCAAAGCGGGGCCTTCATGGTCTTCCGCTACAGCCAATGCCCGGAACTTAATCCGGCTTACATGATTTCCATGGGCAATCAGACGGACCTGACCCTTGGCGACATGATCCATTACTTCAAAGATTCAGGAGAAGTGGACGTCATTGCTGTTTACGCAGAAGGATTCAACGATCTTGACGGATTGGAATTCTGCACAGCCGTACGGCAGGCAGTAATGAACGGCAAAGAAGTAGTCTTTTACAAAGCCGGAAGAACGCCGGAAGGTAAAACCGCCACCAGTGGGCACACCGCTTCTCTTGCTGGAGATTACATGGTCTGCGAAAGCTGCGTGCGCCAAGCCGGAGCAATCGTGGCCCGTACCTTTCAGGAATTTCAGGACCTTTTCATGCTGGCGGAAAAGCTGAGCAACAAAACCATTTGCGGCGACAGGCTTGCAGCTGTCAGCGGAGCCGGATTCGAAGCAGTGGGAATGGCTGACTCCATTCAATCGGATGATTATGATATTGAACTTGCAAGGTTCAGCGAAGAGTCTATCAAAAACATAGATGATATTCTCGAAAAGAACCGACTAAAAGCGCTGGTAACCATCCAAAACCCTCTGGACCTTACTCCGGGATCAAATGATGTAATTCACGCCAGTATGGCTGAAATACTGGCCAAAGATCCAGCGGTAGATTCCATTGTAATCGGGCTGGACCCGCTTTCCCCATCTATGCACACCTTGGCAGAGCCGACGATTCCTGCTTTCTCAATGGAAGACGAGAATTCCCTGGGCAACCTTCTCATTCAGATCGTCAAGAAGAGTGATAAACCGATACTCGCAATTGTAGACGGCGGCAGGCTTTATGAGCCTTTAAGAGATATGCTGCTTGAAAACGGAGTTCCGGTCTTTCCGGTCTGTGACCGTGCGGTAGCCGCAATAGCCTTATATTCTAAAGCCCGTATGCGCGCCGAAGTAATTCGGTTGACCCACAGCTGTGATTAA
- a CDS encoding FAD-dependent protein — translation MKQVKVQIKINPEQINLPDAIRKEALKTAGVPDNKDISTRVLRRSIDARSRKPHFILQVAIGDPETVEPEEPVFTPQPMNGKQVVIVGAGPAGYFAALTLLEHGIKPIIIERGRTVNDRRKDLKKIYTEGLVNPDSNYCFGEGGAGTYSDGKLYTRATKRGNVGRILDLLIANGAPADIRIDAHPHLGSNVLPRIVSKMRDDIISCGGEVHFNTRVDSFILDGDRMAGVIAGGNEIKADAVILATGHSARDIFYALADQDIRIEAKPFALGVRIEHPQPLIDKIFYHQSPRHENLPAASYRISTQAMGRGVFSFCMCPGGYIVPASTAPGELVLNGMSLAARNAPFANAGLVAEVKIEDLENPGNPFCALKYQAAAEKNMFAAGDGVTQQAPAQRVNDFIAGRVSKSIPKSSYIPGTYSAPVHELLPFIQSEALRNGLKTLGKKFKGFDSNEAKVLAVESRTSSPIRIPRDRETLEHVQIKGLFPCGEGAGYAGGIISAAMDGEKCAQAAARMIG, via the coding sequence ATGAAACAGGTAAAAGTACAGATCAAAATAAACCCCGAACAAATCAATCTTCCCGATGCTATCCGCAAAGAAGCTCTAAAAACTGCCGGGGTTCCAGACAATAAAGATATTTCCACACGTGTTCTGCGCCGTTCAATCGACGCGCGCTCCCGCAAGCCGCACTTCATTTTGCAGGTTGCAATCGGCGACCCTGAAACAGTGGAACCGGAAGAACCTGTATTCACCCCTCAACCCATGAACGGTAAACAAGTCGTAATTGTCGGAGCCGGACCTGCCGGATATTTCGCAGCACTGACTCTGCTGGAACACGGAATAAAGCCCATCATTATTGAGCGTGGACGCACTGTAAATGACCGCCGCAAGGACCTGAAAAAAATATACACGGAAGGACTGGTCAACCCGGACTCCAACTATTGCTTCGGTGAAGGCGGGGCCGGGACCTATTCAGACGGCAAACTCTATACCCGCGCAACCAAACGAGGCAACGTAGGACGCATCCTCGACCTGCTCATTGCGAACGGCGCACCCGCTGACATACGTATCGATGCTCACCCGCACCTCGGCTCAAATGTATTGCCGCGTATTGTCAGCAAAATGCGTGATGACATCATCTCTTGTGGCGGAGAAGTCCATTTCAACACCCGTGTGGATTCATTTATTCTTGACGGGGACCGTATGGCCGGAGTTATTGCCGGAGGCAATGAAATCAAAGCTGACGCAGTAATCCTCGCTACCGGACATTCAGCGCGCGACATCTTTTACGCCCTTGCCGATCAGGACATCAGAATTGAAGCAAAACCTTTTGCTTTAGGCGTACGTATTGAACACCCCCAACCGCTGATTGATAAAATTTTCTACCACCAATCCCCGCGCCACGAAAATCTTCCCGCGGCTAGCTACCGCATTTCAACTCAAGCTATGGGACGCGGTGTATTCTCATTCTGCATGTGTCCGGGAGGCTACATTGTCCCGGCATCAACGGCTCCGGGAGAACTGGTACTGAACGGTATGAGCCTTGCCGCACGCAATGCTCCTTTTGCTAACGCAGGTCTGGTGGCTGAAGTAAAAATCGAAGACCTTGAAAACCCCGGCAATCCATTCTGTGCTTTGAAATATCAGGCTGCTGCGGAAAAAAATATGTTTGCAGCAGGAGATGGCGTTACCCAGCAGGCTCCGGCTCAACGAGTTAACGACTTCATTGCCGGACGTGTATCAAAATCAATCCCTAAATCATCATACATCCCCGGCACATATTCAGCACCCGTACATGAGCTGCTGCCTTTTATCCAATCAGAAGCATTGCGCAACGGATTAAAAACATTGGGCAAAAAATTCAAAGGATTCGACTCAAACGAAGCCAAAGTGCTTGCTGTGGAATCACGCACCAGCTCTCCGATACGTATCCCGCGTGACCGTGAGACATTGGAACATGTTCAGATCAAAGGACTTTTCCCCTGTGGAGAAGGGGCAGGATATGCAGGGGGAATTATCTCCGCAGCAATGGATGGAGAGAAATGCGCTCAGGCTGCAGCACGAATGATAGGCTGA
- a CDS encoding endoprotease, with product MMDFPVGDDPQPDHYSPQAKMKDEVPEPVLGGDALLEDEFVEEQECRTVDEAEQLLDNPVPNAPDAYELDYGMPDGVDPYVDCQFRQFAHENGVSGEMAQKLVDFHNSLEAARYQDHQTQAGEWERQTRALPGWHGNNYRKNMGVANKALQAFASPVLAKMIRESGYSCHPEVVKAFYNVGRRLTEDSYVDSTRNTPRKKTIGEILYPNQPI from the coding sequence ATGATGGATTTTCCGGTTGGTGATGATCCGCAGCCGGATCATTACTCTCCGCAGGCAAAGATGAAAGATGAGGTTCCAGAACCGGTACTCGGCGGTGATGCATTGCTGGAGGATGAGTTTGTCGAGGAACAGGAATGTCGCACTGTCGATGAAGCCGAGCAGTTGCTGGATAACCCGGTTCCAAATGCTCCTGATGCGTATGAACTGGATTACGGTATGCCGGATGGGGTAGACCCTTATGTGGACTGTCAATTCCGTCAGTTCGCACATGAGAACGGGGTAAGCGGAGAAATGGCTCAGAAACTGGTGGATTTTCATAATTCCCTTGAAGCTGCCCGTTATCAGGACCACCAGACACAGGCTGGTGAGTGGGAGCGCCAGACCCGTGCGCTTCCCGGCTGGCACGGAAACAACTATCGCAAGAATATGGGGGTGGCCAATAAGGCCCTGCAGGCTTTTGCTTCCCCGGTTCTTGCCAAAATGATCAGGGAATCCGGGTATTCCTGCCATCCTGAGGTTGTTAAAGCCTTTTACAATGTAGGCAGGCGTCTTACGGAAGATTCCTACGTAGACAGTACAAGGAATACTCCCCGGAAAAAGACAATCGGGGAAATCCTTTATCCCAATCAGCCGATCTGA
- a CDS encoding ABC transporter substrate binding protein: MVNSYNRDFKWVKEHNGILKRGLAGEADVICYYLDFKRLSKDQAERNVEDVKRVLAERRPEVVVLTDDYALKSLGQFLVDLDIPVVFLGVNGNARGYVNNVRKITGVFERPLVKRSVAYLTEIIGPGKFLVLMDDSLSSRVFVQESLGGNQSFNVSGTHADILLIQNFLDWQEKVKGAQAAGYTCIIIGTYHVFKDEQGKHISSADVIRWTSKYATVPVFALWDFSVGQGMAVGGYVLSGVDQGREALKMVKRILSGEKTENIPPVIGKRGQLLFSGPEMKRWNVTIPRSLSSKGFQIKIIR, translated from the coding sequence GTGGTTAATAGTTATAATCGTGATTTCAAATGGGTGAAAGAACATAACGGCATTTTAAAAAGGGGGCTTGCAGGGGAGGCAGATGTTATTTGCTACTATCTGGATTTCAAAAGGCTCAGCAAGGATCAGGCTGAACGAAATGTTGAGGATGTTAAGCGTGTTCTGGCTGAGCGCAGGCCTGAAGTCGTTGTGCTGACTGATGATTACGCATTAAAATCTCTTGGGCAATTTCTTGTGGATCTGGATATACCTGTTGTTTTTTTAGGAGTGAACGGTAATGCTCGGGGGTATGTGAATAATGTCCGTAAAATTACAGGGGTGTTTGAACGGCCTCTTGTGAAGCGTTCGGTGGCTTATTTAACTGAGATTATCGGACCGGGTAAGTTTCTTGTCCTCATGGATGACAGTTTGAGTTCAAGGGTTTTTGTGCAGGAATCACTGGGGGGAAATCAGAGTTTTAACGTTTCCGGGACTCATGCGGATATCCTGCTTATTCAGAATTTTCTAGATTGGCAGGAAAAAGTTAAAGGAGCTCAAGCTGCCGGATACACCTGTATAATAATCGGTACTTATCATGTTTTTAAGGATGAGCAAGGGAAGCATATCTCCAGCGCAGATGTCATCAGGTGGACCTCAAAATATGCTACAGTGCCAGTGTTTGCTCTTTGGGATTTTTCTGTCGGACAAGGTATGGCTGTGGGCGGCTATGTCCTTTCCGGAGTAGATCAGGGCCGTGAGGCCCTGAAAATGGTAAAAAGAATTTTATCCGGAGAAAAGACAGAAAATATCCCTCCTGTTATAGGCAAAAGAGGGCAGTTGCTTTTCAGTGGTCCTGAAATGAAACGCTGGAATGTGACTATACCTAGATCACTTAGTTCTAAGGGATTTCAAATCAAGATAATTCGCTGA
- a CDS encoding universal stress protein, protein MTKQILLYLGTEIDTPLIKHVLDFADKSGAGITVLHVFENPKTSVLDYFNTQGKDLKKYILDGHNANLQSALEKENLEKSRIKFSVRWGKGFIECIKAVNENKYDLVICPQTTQEKAPDSTVMHLLRKCPCPVWIHHGHLWRGAVRILAAIGPFDNSPGNESLNSNILKHAAELSRVLGGKLHVMHCWKGYLEGVTANPYFSENEVEKYLDYEKSSSERAFENLIEATSFPNEPRKVIMHGDPGILIPEYALEKKMDIVVMGSVARSGIAGLLIGNTAEKVAGALTESLLAIKPAGFISPVK, encoded by the coding sequence ATGACAAAACAAATCTTACTTTACCTTGGTACTGAAATAGATACCCCACTGATTAAACATGTACTTGATTTTGCGGACAAGAGCGGAGCCGGCATTACCGTTTTGCATGTTTTTGAAAATCCCAAAACATCTGTACTCGACTATTTCAACACTCAGGGAAAGGATTTAAAAAAATATATCCTCGATGGGCACAACGCCAATTTGCAATCTGCTTTGGAAAAAGAAAACTTAGAGAAAAGCCGCATCAAATTTTCAGTTCGATGGGGCAAGGGTTTCATTGAGTGCATAAAGGCAGTTAACGAAAATAAATATGATCTGGTCATTTGCCCGCAAACGACACAAGAAAAAGCTCCGGACAGCACCGTAATGCATCTGTTACGAAAATGCCCTTGTCCGGTCTGGATCCACCACGGTCATCTCTGGCGGGGAGCGGTGAGGATTCTTGCGGCAATCGGACCTTTTGATAATTCACCGGGAAACGAATCGTTAAACAGCAACATCCTCAAACATGCAGCAGAACTAAGCCGTGTTCTTGGCGGAAAACTGCATGTAATGCATTGCTGGAAAGGCTATCTGGAAGGCGTCACCGCCAACCCATATTTTTCGGAAAATGAAGTGGAAAAATATCTGGATTATGAAAAAAGCAGTAGCGAAAGAGCCTTCGAGAACCTGATTGAGGCCACTTCCTTCCCGAATGAACCCCGCAAAGTAATCATGCACGGCGACCCCGGCATATTAATACCGGAATATGCACTGGAAAAGAAAATGGACATAGTCGTGATGGGAAGCGTGGCGCGTTCCGGCATAGCGGGTTTACTCATCGGCAATACCGCTGAAAAAGTAGCAGGAGCTCTTACGGAATCATTATTGGCCATCAAGCCTGCCGGCTTCATATCTCCTGTAAAATAA
- a CDS encoding flavodoxin family protein: MKVTVVNGSARTKGNSHAIVNALCEGFAEGVEVKSYELSKMKNSGCIGCMSCKGKIELCVIKDDLTPVYEEMHESDVLVLASPVYFGDVSGQAKIFIDRLYHLFTPDFHDGFDPEGGVIEEKMRNYSRLKRGVKFVFITSQGAVMEGMYADIQGRYPLFFKYLGFDEVYSIRGLGDPLAFPEANRMEEALEQARELGRRLSV; the protein is encoded by the coding sequence ATGAAAGTAACAGTCGTCAATGGAAGTGCCAGAACAAAAGGGAATTCACATGCTATTGTGAATGCATTGTGCGAAGGCTTTGCTGAAGGAGTGGAGGTAAAATCGTATGAACTGTCTAAAATGAAAAACAGCGGTTGTATCGGTTGTATGTCCTGTAAGGGAAAAATCGAGCTCTGCGTTATAAAGGATGATCTCACTCCTGTTTATGAGGAGATGCACGAAAGTGATGTGCTTGTTCTGGCCAGTCCCGTCTATTTTGGGGATGTGAGCGGACAGGCTAAAATCTTTATTGATCGTCTCTATCATTTGTTTACGCCTGATTTTCACGATGGGTTCGATCCTGAAGGCGGGGTAATTGAAGAGAAGATGAGAAACTATAGCCGTCTCAAGAGAGGAGTGAAATTTGTGTTTATCACTTCTCAAGGGGCTGTGATGGAAGGTATGTACGCTGATATTCAGGGGCGTTACCCGTTGTTTTTTAAATATCTTGGGTTTGATGAAGTGTATTCAATCCGGGGTCTCGGTGATCCTCTTGCCTTTCCTGAAGCTAATCGTATGGAAGAGGCCCTTGAGCAGGCTAGAGAACTTGGTAGGCGATTAAGTGTTTAG
- a CDS encoding phosphate-starvation-inducible PsiE family protein, with product MFFFDKKTSANPCSDPIIDRLWVLIRFSVRILAILMTLVIIWGILDVIWVLYQRMRTPPIYLLNINDILATFGAFMAVLIAIEIFANIIIYLEYKMIHLKLVIATALMAAARKVIVLDFKEIDYMQAISLGLILLALGGCYWMVCDKEADTPKVFLNGPNDNCEIEK from the coding sequence ATGTTCTTTTTTGATAAGAAAACTTCTGCAAACCCATGCTCTGACCCTATAATAGACAGATTATGGGTGTTGATACGCTTCTCTGTGCGCATTCTGGCAATTCTGATGACTCTTGTCATAATCTGGGGGATACTTGATGTAATATGGGTTCTTTACCAGCGAATGAGAACACCTCCTATCTACTTGTTAAATATCAATGATATCTTAGCAACTTTCGGAGCTTTCATGGCAGTGCTGATTGCCATCGAAATATTTGCGAATATAATAATATATCTTGAATACAAGATGATTCATCTAAAACTTGTCATAGCCACAGCACTAATGGCCGCTGCACGAAAAGTAATTGTACTTGATTTCAAAGAAATAGATTACATGCAGGCGATATCACTAGGCCTAATACTCCTCGCATTAGGAGGATGTTACTGGATGGTATGTGATAAGGAGGCCGACACCCCAAAAGTTTTTTTAAACGGCCCAAATGACAATTGCGAAATTGAAAAGTAA